TTTAATTGTATGTTGCGCACTTTAATTCTTAGGTGTTGCGACTAGCTTATTTAAATATTGCATTTGGTTGAACATTTTTCTCTAACCGCTGAAACATTTTTACCGAATATTGAAACatcttaaatatttttattgtaaCATTTCGGTGAAACATCTAAAACATTTTTGTACGGACGTCTGGGCCTTGCTCCTCTCCGGACTTTCAAGGTTAGTGCTGTAGAACTCTGGAACTAACATGCGGCTGATTAAATGAGTTGATGGGCAGCTTAATTACGGCCCGCCTGTTTAGCCAATTGATACTCAGCTCACATACGGCCTAATTAAGTTAGATTAACTAGATAAAAGAACATCCAACACAGGGGCCCAGCTCCCAGCTAGTAGTACTCAGTACTCGTCTCGATGCTACGAAACCCCACCTTACAGAAGCGTAAAACTGCGTAAGCCCATCAGGACTGGGCCCACATGGCAGATAAGCATGGCCCGAGTTCGTAGTAAATCCCCCAAGTCCTGCACGGGGTGATCACATCAACAGTGTGTTCCTCAAGGAGCGTTGTCACGCTACAACGTGATGGTGGCGCGCCACGGCGGAGAAATGGCACTCACTGTTTCCTCGTGACGTGCGCCAAAACAGGCTCGCCACGGCACGCCCCTTGCCGCCGGGGAAATGAATGATCCAGGGCGGCAGCAGAGTACCAGACCCTAAGCTTCAGACGCGGCCCCATCTACAGCCACTGTTTCGCAATGCTTAGAAAGATGGCAGCCTGAAATAATTGAACTCGTTCGGCCGGGCCAACCCGGCAGAGAAAAAAAGGGATTATTGAACTCCAAAAGTGATCAAATGCGGTGGAGCAGAGCTCTCGTGAGTCTAATCCCGCAACGAGAACGCATATGAATAATGGTTTTGCGGCGGGTGCGTTCTGCAATGACAGGCCAACGGTCAAAGCATCCCAactcccgcctcctcctcgtctaaAACCACTCGCTTCCAAACAATCCAAACCTTCCATGCCATTTGGCATTTTTGGCtttgcttctcttctcttcctttgCTTTGGCTCTTCCCCAAAATCACAAGAcccaagaaagaaagagagagagacaaaacaACAGATCATCTTTGCAGCACTGTATTGGCACTGTACCGCTCGACATGAACGGCGAGGAGGCtccggccgggagcggcggcggcggcggtggaagggCGGAGATCGACACGTCGGCGCCCTTCGAGTCGGTGCGCGAAGCCGTCGACcacttcggcggcggcgccgccgccgtctggaGCTCCTGCCTCGTCAACCGCATGCTCACTCCCCCGAAGGTGACGCCTCCTACAGTAATCTTCCCAATATTCGTGCTTCGTTCTCCATTTCTCCCAAGTCCAAACACCGTGCTGTTGAGTGTCGAACGAACTGTTAATGTTTCAGTACAGTTGGGAGTGTTTTGTACTACTAGTTTTGTCCTCGTTGTATTAGCAAAATCAGCTTGCAAATCTGCATCAGTATTTGTATGCTCCCTTTTGTCTTATGCTACTAATCCGATTGCAGGAACATGACCAGATGAATGGGCAGACCTTGCAGCTAGAGAAGGAGCTCATCATCAAGGAAAGCCAGACGCTTGATGTGCTCAAAGAATTAGAGTCCTCCAAAAGGATCATTTCGGACTTGAAGCTAAAAGTGCAGAATGATTCAGCCATCACTGGACACCCGGGCCAAACTGAAGCACCAGGTGCAGGGCCTGAGGAGAGGCGCTCTTCTGAAAATGTTGAAACTGATGGGGAATTGGGTGGCCTGGATTCACAGAATCTGCAGCCTCCAAGTTCAGTGCTAATGCAGCTTGAGCAGGCAAAAGCGTACTTGACCAGAACCACAGCTGATCTAGCCGAGATAAGAGCCTCCGTTGAGTCGCTGTGCAATGAGATAGCAAAAGAGAAAATCTTGGTGGAGAGAAGTCGAGAGAAGGTTTGCTCCAACACATCCTTGATCTCTTCGCTGGAGGGTGAATTGGATCGCACTACACATAAGCTGCAAACGCTGAATGATAGGCAAAGAAGGCGCGAGGATTCGTCACACATTCTGATGGAGATCAAGAAGGTGACATCAGAGATAGAGCAGCTCAAGAGCGCATCAAATGCATCGAAATCTGAAGCTACGATGTTGGCTGCCGAAATTGAGCAGACAAAGGCAAGCATTGCAACCGCTGAGGTGAGGTGTCTTGCAGCCAAGAAGATGGAAGATGCAGCAAGAGCAGCAGAAGCTCTTGCACTTGCTGAGATCAAGGCCCTACTTAGCGGTGAAGCTTCAGCTGGAGATCTCCAGGGTACTGATGGAGTGAACTTGTCCTTGGAAAAGTATTTTGAGCTTGCTTCAAAAGCTCAAGAGTGTGACGTCAGCTCGAGGAAGAAGATTGAAGCGGCAATGTTGCAGGTGGAAGAAGCCAACCGATCAAAATCCAACTCGCTCAACAAGCTGGAGGAAGCTAAATTGGAATTTGAGAAATGCAAAATTGCACTGCAGGATGCTCTGAAGAGGGCACACGCTGCCAATCGGGGGAAGCTCGCAGTGGAAGAGTCTGTTCGTAGATGGCTATCTGAGAGTGGCTACAAGAGGCACTCATTTCATGATTCTTCCAAGTTAAAAAATGCAGCAGATATCACTGACGTTTCAAAGAGCTTCTTGAAGCCAACACTGTCAATTGGGCAGATATTGAATCTGAAGCTAATGGGACCTGATGGGTATGACAAAAGCGTTTGGGATGATACAACTGAAGCTTCAAATGTTTCACTTGGTCAGATCCTGAACCGGAGGAATGCTGTTTTCTGTAACAGTGATATAACTTCTCAGAAGATATTGTcaggaaaaaggaagaaatttGCCTTCACAGGGCTTTCAGTTTTGTTGGCAAAACAAGCCAAGAGGCAAGAGCAAGAGAAATAGAGGATCAGATTAGAGCCTATCTGCCCAAGGTTTACCTAAGCCTGAAACAGTAGGTGATGAATGTTGTGACCACTATTTCCATGTTCATGTATGTTAGTTGGTTCTGGCCCTGCGTCCTCTGAATCTGTTATTGCCCTCTCACACATGATTTCTCTAGGATGACTGGTTGCGGATTAGGAACGTAAAACTGACGGTATTGCAGTCCTTTCTATAAATTTGCAACTATGCTTAACATGAGTGAGGCCACAAGATGAGCTGTTAGTACTTTCCCATGCTTGATTTTAACCGTTCATATTGTGTGCAATTATTAATCCCTAATAATTACTATAAGTCTAAACTTTAACTTATTTATTACCCACCAAATATAGGTATTGCTAATTATTCTTGCTCATGATTGTTACCTACAAGTGTCCGTAGAAACGTGCGAAGTTACACATAGTTGGAACCACAAAGTTTTATCACGTACTGCGTGCTTTTGAAGTATAGCGAAATGCATTTCTTGTGGCCCTTAATAGTACTTGTGTTCAGAATTAATAGATATAAAGACTTGAAGTCGAGCAAAAATCATACCGTCGATATGTCCGAGTGGTTAAGGAGACAGACTTGAAATCTGTTGGGCTACGCCCGCGCAGGTTCGAACCCTGCTGTCGACGCATGATTTTTTGTCCCTCAACTAGCTAATTTAACTCGGTCTTCAGACGTGACAATTCGATCCGAAAAAACAATAAAACCCGTGGATCCGAAAAAACAATAAAACCTgtggaacccacatgtcagtctcacacagaaaataataaaaaaatggtgggcctCACATGTTAGTCCAActcacccctcctcttcttcctcctcactcccccatctcccctctcttcatctctctctcctctcctctcctcagacgacggagaggcagcggcacgcGGTGGCAGTGCGGTCGGACAGTGGGGCCTATGCGGAGGAGCTCGGacgagcgacgacggcgccggtgcAGCGGGGCGCGGCTGAGCGGCGGCTCGACGCGAGcgtggccgtgcggcggcgccggccccgGCGCGGGTACAGCGCGGGTCGCGGCCTCAACGGTGCGCAAGGGCAACGGTGCCGATGCGGAGGAGCTCGGcctagcgacggcggcgccgatgcgGTGGGGCGCGGTTGGAAAGAACAACACGGAATCAATCGACACCAAATTTTTATCGTATTTCTTTTATGCTGTTTTTCCTTCTCTACGTTTTGCTCCTCCCGATCTACTGCAGGCAGctgtcatcgtcatcgtcgtctctCCGGCCGGCTGGTGGTGACGCTGCCTCGAAGCAGCTGCTGGCTGCTGCGTAGATGCACACGCAGCAGCGTTGCTGCATGAGTTAGACGCAGCAGCAGGTGAATTTTTGTGTTGCTTTCCTGGGATAAATTTTGGTGGCaacattttcttcttctttcctcggttctcttcttcttcctatgGCGCCGGTCGCCGTGGAGTGGCGCTCGCGGCTGCTCGGGCGGCGCGGCTCCTCCGGCCATGCGCCCCACCGCATCGGCGCTGTCGTCGCTCGGCCGAGCTCCTCCGCATCGGCACCACTGCCCTTCCGCACCCCCGAGGGCGCGACCCGCGCTGTGCCCGCGCcggggccggcgccgccgcacggccacgCTCGCGCGGAGCATCCACTCAGTCGCGCCCCGCCGCATCGGCGCCGCTGTCACTCGGCCGAG
The window above is part of the Oryza sativa Japonica Group chromosome 7, ASM3414082v1 genome. Proteins encoded here:
- the LOC4344283 gene encoding WEB family protein At2g38370, which encodes MNGEEAPAGSGGGGGGRAEIDTSAPFESVREAVDHFGGGAAAVWSSCLVNRMLTPPKEHDQMNGQTLQLEKELIIKESQTLDVLKELESSKRIISDLKLKVQNDSAITGHPGQTEAPGAGPEERRSSENVETDGELGGLDSQNLQPPSSVLMQLEQAKAYLTRTTADLAEIRASVESLCNEIAKEKILVERSREKVCSNTSLISSLEGELDRTTHKLQTLNDRQRRREDSSHILMEIKKVTSEIEQLKSASNASKSEATMLAAEIEQTKASIATAEVRCLAAKKMEDAARAAEALALAEIKALLSGEASAGDLQGTDGVNLSLEKYFELASKAQECDVSSRKKIEAAMLQVEEANRSKSNSLNKLEEAKLEFEKCKIALQDALKRAHAANRGKLAVEESVRRWLSESGYKRHSFHDSSKLKNAADITDVSKSFLKPTLSIGQILNLKLMGPDGYDKSVWDDTTEASNVSLGQILNRRNAVFCNSDITSQKILSGKRKKFAFTGLSVLLAKQAKRQEQEK